Within Verrucomicrobiota bacterium, the genomic segment GGGGACCTCGACGTCCCGACGATCCGTTACATTGATGGCCCCCGTTATCTCGCCCTCCTCCGCGCCTCGTTGGATCGTGCCTTCCGCGAGTTTCCCGAACCGGACTTGGTCCTCTGGAACTCGGGCGCCGACAACCACCGAGACGATCGTTTTGGTCAAATGCGGCTGACCGTGCGAGAAATGATGTGGCGGGACGCCCACGTCCTTCACCTCGTTCGAGAAATTCACCGCGTCCCCCTCGCCGTGCTCTATGGAGGGGGCTACCAGCGGACCTACGGCCACACCGCCCGGCTGCACCGCAACACCATCGCGGCCGCCAAAAAAGTCGCCCTCGGCCAAACGGCCCTTCCCAGGCGGCTTATATCAAGCTGCAGAATTGGCTGGTAGAATGGCCGAGTGGATTTCGGGCCAGACCACCAAGGCGCGACGAGGGCGCGGTGCAGGCACCGTAACCGAGAAGCAACGCTGGGCTGGCTCGAAAGACACCGGCTCTTCCTTCCCCGCGCTTCAGCGCCTCTTCCCCACAACACCTTCCCTCAATTTTACCAGTGAATTCTGGAGCTTGGTATTACGCTCGCGGCAAGTGCTTGACAGGGCCCCCGGCCTCATGTAAGCACGCTGCCCTTTCCGCAGAACCCGGAAAATCTCCCTATGGCCACCACCAAAGTCATCCTCGCCGACAAGATCGACGGCCTCGGCGCCGAAGCCGATATCGTGAACGTCAAAGCCGGCTTCGCCCGCAATTTCCTGGTGCCCCAAGGCAAGGCCTACGAAGCCACCAAGGCCAACCTCCGCCACACCGAAGCCCTGCAAGCCAAACGCGCTGCCCGGGAAGCCGCCGAACTGCAGTCCGCCGAGCAGACCGCACAAAAACTTTCCAAAACCAAGCTCTCCCTCGAGCTGGCCACCGGCCAAGGCGGCAAGGCCTTCGGATCGATCACCACCCAGGACCTTGCCAAGGCCCTGGCCGAAAAAGGCATCGAGCTGGATCGCCACCTCATTCAATTGGACAAGCCGATCAAAGGCACGGGGAGTTTCGACATCGAAGTCAAGCTGCACGCCGACGTCCTCGGTCTCATCAAGCTCAAGGTCACCACACCAGAAGAAGCCGAGGAAGCGACCGCCAACGGCTCCCAGTGACCTGAAAGACATTCGTCCTGGCCGCTGTCGGAGTTTCCGACAGCGGCTTTTTTGTGGGCACTCTGTGAATAAGAAAGAGCAACTCTTTCTTCCCCCTCGCCTCTTTTGCCCTGAGGATTCGCTCCCATGCCAGATGAGCTGACTTCCTCCTTTTTGTTCGAAGCCGAACGTCCCCAGGCACGCAAATCGGAGGCGGACCGGGTCGATCACCATTCCGTTCTGCGGGGAATCGTCGAAGGCCAGCGGGTCATGCCTTCGAGCGAAGAGGCCGAGAAAGGCGTCTTGAGCTGCCTCTTCCGCGATCCCCAGCGCTGCTGCGGCGAGGCGATCGAAAACATTTCCGAAGAGCACTTCTACCAACCCGCTCACCGGACGGTCTATCAGATCTTGACCGAGCACTACAATGACAGCAAGCCGGTCGATCTCCTCTCCGTGACCCAGACGCTCATGGATCGGCAAAAGCTGGCTGAGGCAGGCGGGGCCGATCGTGTCACGGAACTGGCCACCTTCGAGCCCGACACCGCTCACTTCTCCCACTACCTCGGGATCCTGAAAGAAAAGCGGACTCTGCGGGACATCATCCGGACCTGCACCCTTTCCATCAGCAAGGCCTACGAGCGGCAAGAAGACATCGAGGAGCTGCTCGACACCGTGGAACAGGAGGTTCTCCGCGTCCGCGAAGAAGGGGAACGAAATGTCATGCGCTCCATGAAGGACGAGGTCATGGACGCGATCAAAAAGATCGAGGAAATCAGCTCCGATCCCCATAGCCTGACCGGCTTGGGCTCCGGCTTCCAAGGGCTCGATCGCATGACCAATGGCCTCCACGGTGGGGAAATGTTCATCATCGCGGCCCGCCCTTCTATGGGCAAGACCTCCCTCGCCATGAACATCGTGGAACACGTCGGCGTGACCCAAAACCAGCCCGTGGCCGTCTTCAGCTTGGAAATGAGCACCGAAAGCCTCGTCATGCGTCTCCTCTGTGCGCGGGCCGCGGTCGATATGGCCAGCATTCGCGGGGGGATGCTGGGCACCCCCGACTTCAAAAAACTGATGGCCGCTTCTGGCGATCTCGCCCGCAGCCCCATCTTCATCGATGATAGCCCCGGTCTCAGCATCATGGAACTGCGCGCCAAGGCGCGTCGCCTTCACAACCGCCACGGCATCCAATTGATTGCCATCGATTACCTCCAGCTTCTCAAATCCAATTCCTCCAAGGCCCGCGACAACCGGCAAATCGAAATTGCCGAGATTTCCGCCGGCATCAAAGCCCTCTCAAAAGAACTGAACATCCCCATCATCGTGCTGGCACAGCTCAATCGGAACCCCGAGCAGCGGACAGGCGGCAAGCCCCGCTTGAGCGACCTCCGGGAATCCGGCTCCATCGAGCAAGACGCGGACGTGGTCGGCCTGCTCATTCGGAATAAATACTACGCCGAAGACGACGAAGCCAAGGAGGCCGAAGCCGGCAAGGCCGAACTCATCATCGCGAAGCAACGAAACGGGCCGACCGGCGAAGTGAAACTCACCTTCCTCGAAAAGTTCATGCGATTTGGCGATCGCGCGGCGGAAGACGACGAGGAAGGTTGACAAATTTTCGCGCCTCTCTCCCGCCAAAAAAGCGTTCCCCGTAAGTTCCATCGGGAGAAACTCACAAGTTATTCACAGGCCTGTCAGCAAAGTGGTCCTTGTTCTTCCAAGGCGGCAGCGTTCCACAACCAAGTTCGGCAATTCACCACAAGCTGGCAGCCGAAGCCCATTCTCAAGCAAGAGGCTTTGAGGTCTCCTCCCCCTTATGATTTTTTATAAGCAACCCGCAATTAACTTTTTAACTCATTTTAAAACAACGTGTTATGTAAAATTACTAATTGTAGACCTAGCAGCTCGAATCACCTAAAAACCACCAAATCCGCCAATCGAACAAGCTCTTCGATTCCCTCCCAGAGCGAAGGGATCGTAAGATCAAACCTCCTCTCTGGCCACTCCTCTCCACCTCTTATCCTCGCCTGAACCCCAAAAACGAAGCGACTTCGCAAGATTTATTCACAGAGCGATTTTCCCGTATTCGCAGGAGAAAAAAGAATCCCCGTGGACCTGACAACATCATTTTGTATTGCTAATTGTCCCTAGCCTACCATATATTGCGGTATGCGTTGTCTGAAGTGTGGCTCGACCAACGACAAGGTGATCGATTCCCGACTTTCCAAAGACGGCAACTCCATCCGTCGCCGTCGCATGTGCCTCGCCTGCAATTATCGCTACACCACCTACGAGCACATCGAACGTTCCGATCTCGTGGTGGCCAAAATGGACGGTCGGCGGGAATCCTTCAGCAAGGACAAGCTTTTCAAAGGCCTCATGCGAGCCTGTGAAAAACGCCCCATCCCGACCGAAGTCCTGGAAGAAGCGGTCGATGACCTCATCAACGAGCTGCACGCCGAAAACCACCGGGAAGTTCCCTCCTCCTCCATCGGCCTCAAGGTCATGGAGCGTCTCTCCCGCATCGACCCCGTGGCTTACGTCCGCTACGCCTCGGTCTACCGCCAGTTCGAGGATGTGGGCGAGTTCTTGGAAGAAATCCAAACGCTCGGTCAGCGACCCTACTCCAGCCGAGAGCAACCCGAATTGTTTCGCATCCCCAACCCGCGCGCCTCTCGCAAGAAATGATCGCTCTCCATTCTCATCTTCCCGTCGTTCGCTTTTCGGATGGACAGGTTCTCCACTTTGACTCGCAATGGCTCATTCGGCGGATCGAAGCCGCGGCCCACTCTGCCGGCCATCCAGACTGGTGGCTGGCCCAAGATATCAGCAAAGGCGTGGCCCTTTACCTGCGGAATCATTATA encodes:
- the rplI gene encoding 50S ribosomal protein L9, translating into MATTKVILADKIDGLGAEADIVNVKAGFARNFLVPQGKAYEATKANLRHTEALQAKRAAREAAELQSAEQTAQKLSKTKLSLELATGQGGKAFGSITTQDLAKALAEKGIELDRHLIQLDKPIKGTGSFDIEVKLHADVLGLIKLKVTTPEEAEEATANGSQ
- the dnaB gene encoding replicative DNA helicase, yielding MPDELTSSFLFEAERPQARKSEADRVDHHSVLRGIVEGQRVMPSSEEAEKGVLSCLFRDPQRCCGEAIENISEEHFYQPAHRTVYQILTEHYNDSKPVDLLSVTQTLMDRQKLAEAGGADRVTELATFEPDTAHFSHYLGILKEKRTLRDIIRTCTLSISKAYERQEDIEELLDTVEQEVLRVREEGERNVMRSMKDEVMDAIKKIEEISSDPHSLTGLGSGFQGLDRMTNGLHGGEMFIIAARPSMGKTSLAMNIVEHVGVTQNQPVAVFSLEMSTESLVMRLLCARAAVDMASIRGGMLGTPDFKKLMAASGDLARSPIFIDDSPGLSIMELRAKARRLHNRHGIQLIAIDYLQLLKSNSSKARDNRQIEIAEISAGIKALSKELNIPIIVLAQLNRNPEQRTGGKPRLSDLRESGSIEQDADVVGLLIRNKYYAEDDEAKEAEAGKAELIIAKQRNGPTGEVKLTFLEKFMRFGDRAAEDDEEG
- the nrdR gene encoding transcriptional regulator NrdR; this translates as MRCLKCGSTNDKVIDSRLSKDGNSIRRRRMCLACNYRYTTYEHIERSDLVVAKMDGRRESFSKDKLFKGLMRACEKRPIPTEVLEEAVDDLINELHAENHREVPSSSIGLKVMERLSRIDPVAYVRYASVYRQFEDVGEFLEEIQTLGQRPYSSREQPELFRIPNPRASRKK